The Enterobacter asburiae genome includes a window with the following:
- a CDS encoding inverse autotransporter beta domain-containing protein, producing MKKVLIRKTAIATLLVQFCSPLSVAFTPAIASAVQPNRDTTATADVNDNQAAARLAQAASRAGTFLSNAPDTDAAASLASGYASAEVQQWLSQFGTARTTIDVDKDFSLKGSSLDLLVPLHDSPDLLTFAQGGIRRADDRTQSSLGLGVRSFGSDSMLGASAFIDHDLSRSHTRAGLGIEYWRDNLRLGANSYMRLSGWKDSPDVTDYLERPANGWDITARGWLPSLPQLGASLGFERYYGEEVGLFGHSNRQKDPYAATAGLNWTPFPLLTLNAGQRQGKGSASDSRLGLELRYTPGVSWAHQTSPDSVAALRSLSGARHDLVERNSNIVLEYKKKEVIFLKTQELVTGYAGEQKPLSVEIKSRYPAERIEWQSPELEAAGGIIMSSGPHSHAVILPAWQPGRALHGNTYTVRGVAVDSRGNRSAASSTRVVVSQAAISPALSGLSLSSLNLVPDGTSAQKVTLTLRDAAGNPVDVDESEIVTERSDNTDKNAARAARGLARVGHFVRTSAGSYDLTVTPGTQEEHFTLTPYVRGYSAGTITVNISQTLSDANSSLVVGQPVTDTDTPVPVMLTLRDEASIPINGQKVRFSSGQDGVTFSDVQESAGGVYTATMRATRTGVVTVSSIVNGIQLAQPQATVTVKAGSVSQATSTLKTDRTRYASQEDVVLTLTLKDASGNSVTEVDLASATFTGPGLQEKEGSAWTQAGGVWTRTFTATTAGTGLTAGITLGGTAVTSAAYTITAAAASAATSTLGVSGGVNGTFTAGDEMTITFTPRDAQDNPATITAEAADTITVANAAPAQGSAWTQAGGVWTRTFTATTAGTGLTAGVTLGDGTVTSAPYSVTAGAASAATSTLAVSGGTNGTFTAGDEMTVTFTPRDAQDNPATITAEAADTITVANAAPAQGSAWTQAGGVWTRTFTATTAGTGLTATITLGSGMLASAPYTITGSQVVSGINSTLAVPGGAGATFRVGDQITVTFTPRDLQNNPAYVEAAVVDTISVAGATPVQGSTWMQTNGVWTRTFTATTPVTGKRAILLLDSGSVIVSEVYTITAGATN from the coding sequence CTGCAATCGCCACACTTTTGGTGCAGTTCTGCTCTCCATTATCTGTTGCCTTTACCCCGGCTATTGCCTCCGCCGTTCAGCCAAACCGCGACACCACCGCGACCGCCGACGTGAACGACAATCAGGCCGCCGCACGCCTTGCCCAGGCCGCATCCCGGGCAGGGACCTTCTTGAGCAACGCCCCAGATACCGATGCTGCTGCATCACTCGCCAGCGGGTACGCCAGTGCCGAAGTCCAGCAGTGGCTCAGCCAGTTCGGCACGGCGCGCACCACCATTGACGTTGATAAGGACTTCTCACTGAAGGGCTCCTCTCTCGACCTCCTGGTGCCCCTGCACGACTCGCCTGACCTGCTCACCTTTGCCCAGGGCGGTATCCGCCGGGCGGACGACCGCACGCAGTCCTCCCTCGGCCTCGGCGTGCGCAGCTTCGGGTCCGACAGTATGCTCGGCGCCAGCGCCTTTATCGACCACGACCTCTCCCGCAGCCACACCCGGGCTGGGCTCGGTATTGAATACTGGCGCGACAACCTCCGCCTTGGCGCCAACAGCTACATGCGCCTCTCGGGCTGGAAGGACTCCCCGGACGTCACCGACTACCTTGAGCGTCCGGCAAACGGCTGGGACATTACCGCCCGCGGCTGGCTTCCTTCGCTGCCGCAGCTCGGCGCCTCGCTGGGCTTTGAGCGCTACTACGGTGAAGAGGTGGGCCTGTTCGGACACAGCAACCGCCAGAAGGACCCTTATGCCGCCACTGCAGGCCTGAACTGGACGCCGTTCCCGCTGCTCACCCTGAACGCCGGGCAGCGTCAGGGCAAGGGCTCGGCCAGCGATTCCCGCCTGGGTCTTGAGCTGCGCTACACCCCGGGCGTATCCTGGGCGCATCAGACCAGTCCTGACTCCGTCGCCGCACTGCGTAGTCTGAGCGGTGCTCGCCATGACCTTGTCGAGCGCAACAGCAACATTGTCCTCGAGTACAAAAAGAAAGAGGTCATATTCCTGAAGACCCAGGAGCTGGTCACTGGCTACGCTGGTGAGCAGAAGCCCCTGAGCGTGGAGATAAAGAGCCGGTATCCTGCTGAGCGCATTGAGTGGCAGTCGCCAGAGCTGGAGGCGGCCGGAGGGATTATCATGTCTTCCGGCCCGCATTCTCACGCTGTTATACTACCGGCCTGGCAGCCGGGAAGAGCTCTCCACGGCAATACCTATACGGTACGCGGTGTTGCCGTGGACAGTCGGGGCAACCGCTCTGCCGCGTCCAGCACCCGTGTTGTCGTTTCACAGGCAGCCATCAGTCCCGCACTGTCGGGCCTGAGCCTTTCGTCGCTTAATCTGGTCCCGGACGGCACCAGTGCGCAGAAAGTCACCCTCACCCTGCGTGATGCAGCCGGCAATCCGGTTGACGTGGACGAAAGTGAGATTGTTACGGAACGCAGCGATAATACCGACAAAAACGCAGCGCGGGCTGCACGCGGTCTCGCCCGGGTGGGGCATTTCGTACGCACCTCTGCCGGCAGCTATGACCTGACGGTTACTCCGGGAACGCAGGAAGAGCACTTCACGCTGACTCCGTATGTGCGCGGCTACAGCGCCGGCACCATCACTGTCAACATCAGCCAGACTCTGAGTGATGCTAACTCCTCACTGGTGGTCGGGCAGCCTGTTACCGACACGGATACGCCGGTGCCTGTAATGCTTACGCTGCGTGATGAGGCGAGCATTCCGATTAACGGCCAGAAGGTGAGATTCAGCAGCGGTCAGGACGGCGTCACCTTCTCTGACGTGCAGGAGTCTGCTGGCGGAGTTTACACTGCCACTATGCGCGCCACGCGGACGGGCGTGGTGACGGTGAGCTCTATTGTGAACGGCATCCAGCTGGCGCAGCCGCAGGCCACCGTCACAGTGAAAGCGGGCTCTGTCTCGCAGGCCACTTCGACCCTTAAAACAGACCGTACGCGTTATGCCAGTCAGGAGGATGTGGTACTGACACTGACTCTGAAGGATGCATCCGGCAACAGTGTGACGGAGGTGGATCTTGCCTCTGCCACATTTACTGGTCCGGGGCTACAGGAGAAGGAGGGCTCAGCCTGGACGCAGGCCGGCGGCGTCTGGACCCGCACCTTCACCGCGACGACGGCGGGCACCGGCCTGACGGCCGGCATCACGCTGGGCGGCACGGCCGTTACCTCCGCCGCGTACACCATCACGGCTGCCGCGGCTTCTGCGGCCACCTCCACCCTTGGGGTCAGCGGCGGCGTTAACGGCACGTTCACCGCCGGAGACGAGATGACCATCACCTTCACCCCGCGCGACGCGCAGGATAACCCGGCGACCATCACGGCGGAGGCTGCGGACACCATCACCGTGGCGAACGCCGCGCCGGCACAGGGCTCAGCCTGGACGCAGGCCGGCGGCGTCTGGACCCGCACCTTCACCGCGACGACGGCGGGCACCGGCCTGACGGCCGGCGTCACGCTGGGCGACGGAACCGTCACCTCCGCCCCGTACTCCGTCACGGCGGGCGCGGCTTCTGCGGCCACCTCCACCCTTGCCGTCAGCGGCGGCACTAACGGCACGTTCACCGCCGGAGACGAGATGACCGTCACCTTCACCCCGCGCGACGCGCAGGATAACCCGGCGACCATCACGGCGGAGGCTGCGGACACCATCACCGTGGCGAACGCCGCGCCGGCACAGGGCTCAGCCTGGACGCAGGCCGGCGGCGTCTGGACCCGCACCTTCACCGCGACGACGGCGGGCACCGGCCTGACGGCCACCATCACGCTGGGCAGCGGAATGCTCGCCTCCGCCCCGTACACCATCACGGGGAGCCAGGTCGTCAGTGGGATCAACTCCACCCTTGCCGTCCCCGGCGGCGCTGGCGCCACGTTCAGGGTTGGAGACCAGATAACAGTCACCTTCACTCCGCGCGACTTGCAGAATAACCCGGCGTACGTCGAGGCTGCGGTTGTGGACACCATCAGCGTGGCGGGCGCAACGCCGGTCCAGGGCTCCACCTGGATGCAGACCAACGGCGTCTGGACCCGCACCTTCACCGCGACGACGCCGGTCACTGGCAAGAGGGCCATCCTCTTACTAGACAGCGGCTCAGTAATCGTCTCCGAGGTGTACACCATTACAGCGGGTGCCACGAACTAA
- a CDS encoding helix-turn-helix domain-containing protein: MMNTEFTPQQKLENIIRSLREQRSVMVSGREDIAMTLRARPTVFFLEEGRASLRLKSNGYIIADFTAPAVLGLELLCGREPDTTVAVQDSARLIQVLSSDLAAEIELSGMWHDVFSILADNARHVRDNLAISAFGSNYHIVRHHLLALSNGDGGLLKQESFHRYISERSTVSRSTLYKVIRSLQAGQYITMERGKLIELRHLPKNY; encoded by the coding sequence ATGATGAATACTGAATTCACTCCGCAGCAGAAACTTGAAAACATCATTCGCTCCCTCCGGGAACAAAGGAGTGTTATGGTCTCCGGGCGGGAAGATATAGCCATGACACTGCGCGCACGTCCCACTGTCTTCTTTCTCGAGGAGGGGCGGGCCTCCCTTCGCCTTAAAAGTAATGGCTACATTATTGCCGACTTCACGGCACCCGCGGTGCTCGGTCTTGAGCTGCTCTGCGGTCGTGAACCAGATACAACCGTGGCCGTTCAGGATTCAGCTCGTCTTATTCAGGTGCTGTCTTCTGACCTTGCTGCGGAAATTGAGCTGTCGGGGATGTGGCATGATGTCTTCAGCATTCTTGCAGACAATGCGCGGCATGTGCGGGATAATCTCGCCATCAGTGCGTTCGGCAGCAATTACCACATCGTTCGCCACCATCTTCTTGCCCTGAGCAACGGTGACGGGGGCCTCCTGAAGCAGGAATCGTTTCACCGGTATATCAGCGAGCGTTCAACCGTCTCCCGCAGCACTCTGTACAAGGTTATCAGGAGTCTGCAGGCTGGGCAGTACATTACCATGGAAAGAGGAAAACTGATTGAGCTTCGACATCTCCCAAAAAATTATTAA